The following proteins come from a genomic window of Pyxidicoccus sp. MSG2:
- a CDS encoding methyltransferase family protein — protein sequence MSLFARALVAFLALPGTVAFLVPALWVWRAQLPLRQPLGLLATALGTAGLLWCVRDFYASGKGTLAPWAPPRELVVVGLYRYSRNPMYVSVLLVLLGWAMAFASRGLLLYALAVALAFHLRVVFGEEPWLARTHGEAWSAYARRVRRWL from the coding sequence GTGAGCCTGTTCGCGCGCGCCCTGGTCGCCTTCCTCGCATTGCCGGGCACGGTGGCGTTCCTGGTGCCGGCGTTGTGGGTATGGCGGGCGCAACTGCCGCTGCGGCAACCGCTGGGACTGCTGGCGACGGCACTCGGCACGGCAGGCCTGCTGTGGTGCGTGCGCGACTTCTACGCCTCGGGCAAGGGCACGCTGGCGCCTTGGGCGCCGCCGCGCGAACTGGTGGTGGTCGGGCTGTATCGCTACAGCCGCAATCCGATGTACGTGTCGGTGCTGCTGGTCCTGCTCGGCTGGGCGATGGCGTTCGCGTCGCGAGGACTGCTCCTGTACGCGCTCGCGGTGGCGCTCGCGTTCCACCTGCGCGTGGTGTTCGGCGAGGAACCCTGGCTGGCGCGCACGCATGGCGAGGCGTGGTCGGCGTACGCCCGACGCGTGCGTCGCTGGCTCTAG